acgttggcgaacgttaatccatagactttagaagaaaagagatgtgtccgaaaattagtgtgtatttgtgtataattgattatgtatgaatgaaatcagtgcatgcataaacttcggagaaattcaagtttccgctacgcgaacgtttggccattagctagttttcatataaagcgcttacatagagaactgtagatttttacatacgttgttttgaatttgtttatatttgtttaaaaaacagatttagaaaaaatcgtagggtttaaaagataaaaatataaacgtaaaatacacttattaggtcttagttattaaagtatgcagtttggggtctagatttttacgtttacacaaaccttgtaagtgtctccaacatgttgccaagtatcaatgatgttccgttagtaattaaaaagttataggatattttaccatgaacagatcactgtttacaaagcagtcgaatatcacgacgttctaaaggaattgcatggtaaaatgtatgccaataattagtttaatcattcaactattcacttgcaaaatttcatgtcattaaattcagtaattaaagaaagacaattataatactgactagcatcgaaaccctacataatccgaccaagttcggatagctacaaaaaagcggccgtgccatatgtctaagtaacgttcttaacttggtaggttagtatttattaatatggtacagttgcgtacacaagcgttaggaaaaaataaaacaattgtatttcttgatttaaaaatatttttttaattataatgccacttctacgataaaaataaatcttcaattaacaagtacttctctatttaaatatccgtgtacaaaaatatttttattattattacttacataaattacttgactacgtgattaaaaataacgttaataaacgttacgtattttaactaaaatgtcgtagatagtggcattataattaaaaaaatatttttcattcaagaaatgcgattgttttattttttcctaacgcttgtgtacgcaactgtaccatattaataaatatactaaccttccaagttaagaacgttgcttagacatatggcacggccgcttttttgtagctatccgaacttggtcggattatgtagggtttcgatgctccgtcagtattataattgtctttctttaattactgaatttaatgacatgaaattttgcaagtgaatagttgaatgattaaactaattattggcatacattttaccatgcaattcctttagaacgtcgtgatattcgactgctttgtaaacagtgatctgttcatggtaaaatatcctataactttttaattactaacggaacatcattgatacttggcaacacgTTGGAGACACTTataaggtttgtgtaaacgtgaaaatctagaccccaacctgcatactttaagaactaagacctaataagtgtattttacgtttatatttttatcttttaaaccctacgactttttctaaatctgttttttaaacaaatataaacaaattcaaaacaacgtatgtaaaaatctacagctctctatgtaagcgctttatatgaaaactagctaatggccaaacgttcgcgtagcggaaacttgaatttctccgaagtttatgcatgcactgatttcattcatacataatcaattatacacaaatacacactaattttcggacacatctcttttcttctaaagtctatggattaaaaaaagttccgccaggacaacgttcgccaacgttcgcccagcggaatctgtttttggtgaatttctccacaatggctgcatacacaaatttttatttaccatacacaattataggacgtcttacactaattatctgcataattaaaatctttaaattcaacaacattccgctgcgcgaacgcacacaaatCTCAGTAAGGAAACCTGgaataaaataggtaaaaatCTGAACtttaggaaaaaataacacCATAGTTATTTTCAATGATTTACTTATAAGTATGTCCCGTTACAACAAAAATTTCGttatcaataaataacattaaaaagaaaaattggtTACGAAGTCCCCAGCTGTATATTTGgaatacataaaaaacataatttgataCATGAACATAATTagctttttaaattaatcaCCAACAAGgttaacatttaataaatataaaatctgttaGCAGTAGAtaactgatatttttattattaactgtcgttttcccgcggtgtcacccgcgtcccataggaactactgcccgtacagaTATAAATTATGGTATGGTATAGTATGTAAATATGgtattttacaatataattattttctacaatTATGGCAGTTTCccacagtgaaagaatttttaaaatcggttcagtaatttcggcAAAATGATTACccccattataatattagtatagaaagtGGCAGACATGTTTTTAAGCACATATTTAATTGTACCTACCATCTTACATACATGCACCtgcgtgtgtatgtatgtatgtaaacacATGTTTATGGCAAGTAAATGATTCTATTCTATAGAAGATTAAAATACACTAGCATTTCAAATGGTTccgttatcgttatagttaaatggcaCAACCCATCGTAATAGGCATGTCGgatgaaaataagtaattagtccgtcttttagataacgctaaaataatggacacgaaTTTTTTcatttctctcacaaacaaataacaacggaGAACACGGTATTTTATGTTACGTTACTTTTAAGTacatatgttacgggtaatgctagaaggtggagtaaacctaggtttacccgggttgacttagtattacccaagcttcttgggtaaagtccgaataataagtaaaataaattttaattcggggtttacccatgctcacctaggtctgcccaactctgactgggtaatgttaaaaatttgtgtaattaattagtgaaatgaaaatccaagatcattttaaacatttataattaaaaaaaaacatatacaggCTATCGTAATCGCTTGAAGAGCATAAACTTAAtagctttaatagaaaaaaacaataacggTCGGTGTTGTTccaattgaaattatttatttgagcaagataaactgctgtgacatttaaaattgcacaattttcctgcagctttgcatgaacacttctttgtggcacattctgttttgcaattaaacctttttagagTAACGCCACGGGCTTGAAAATTACGCAAcacctaacattacccagtcagagttgggtagacctaggtgagcatgggtaaaccccaaatgtaaaatttattttacttattattcggactttacccaagaagtctgggtaatactaagtcaacccgcgtaaacctaggtttactccaccttctagcttTACCCGTAAAACATATACATaaacgtgacgtcacgagcccccactgtTCCGTTATaagttagtaaatatttaatgttttgtaaaaataaaaaatacgtgtcaaGTATTTTTTGCCAATCTAAATTGCGGACTAATTAGACTCACTATTTTATAACCCTGTCGTCACACCTATTGTAATATAAGTAGCTTGAAATTTTTATCACAGAAattcaacaaataaatgaacCGTACCTATTTCCCGATTTTTTATAAGAATGTATTATAATTTCTATGTACATTTTGCAAATAGactaaaatttttaaataatttcttataattTGGAAAGCTCTCCCGTAACACCTAGCCAGAATTTTAGTCTATCCATATCAGGGTTTGTGATGCATTCTATTTCATCATCAATTATAAGTACATGTTTTCCCTTTTTCGTGTACGGTAACCACTCAGTTTCCTGGTTGCGCCATGTGGGTCTCCTGAAAAGCAATGCAAATATAtaatttaggtattattttattaatacagtCGTCGTagtgtcattgaatatccttggcagtcgttacgggtagtcagaagccagtaagtctgacaccagtctaaccaaggggtatcgggttgcccgggtaactgggttgaggaggtgagataggcagtcgcttcttgtaaagcactggtacttagctgaatccggttagactggaagccgaccccaacatagtttggaaaaagactcggaggatgatgatgacagtcGTCGTAgtgtagtggcctagtgggtaagcACGAACCTCTCATGTTTGAGTGTGTGGGTccgattccaggtcagacaagtaccaaagcaacttttcttagtttgtatgcactttctaagtatatcttggacaccaatgactgataaaaaggtgaaggaaaacatcttgaggaaacctggacatGCATATAGTCTGAAagcaccaacccgcattgagcaagcgtggtgattaatgctcaatccttctccgtgtgagaggaggccgttgcccagcagtgggacgatagaaAGGCTGTAACTtttattaacacgcttttatCAGGTCGACCTGTATagtcatcggcaaggatattgagccctgaccttcacctgcgcagaagtgatttattggtttagtgcgcaaagcgatccccactcttccgccgagagctcattatccgtgccgataactatatgtacCTAACTACGTAATGGAATCTAAGAAAACTCATTCCCAAGGTTCGTAGCGTCATGGAAATTGTCAGCTGTTTGTAGTTCTggtgacaatacaataatatgtcAGGTGCTGtagaactgatctgatgatggcgatggaacatcgtatcatacaTAGCTATGTTTGGACTTGAtagaaaagtcttgtaatgaACTCGGACCACGACTATTTGTgaatttataaaagttttttaactGTTAAGTAGACCTAATTGTAATacgtgtgtttttttttgttatattttactcACCCATTTCTAGCAAAGGTACACCAAGCTTCAGACAGCATTTCCACTATTTTCAAATCCTTGGCATCACATTTCTGGTGTTTTGTATCTCTATAGAATTGATATTGTATCAGGTCTCCATGGCTTGCCCCCGCTAAATCTAAACTCCTCATGACCCTAGTATTCAAATTCCCTGAATACTGAAATTTGTACATATATACATCAACGTTGACCTTCGACAAAATCTCCGGCAAAAGCATAAGATGATACTGAAAATAAGTATCAGAAACCATATTAACATATTGCGGCTTAGTTTTATCGTCCACAGATTTACCACTGAAGTAaaatttcttaattttcttcTCAATCTGTTTGGCCTTTTTATCATTCTtttcaatttgtaaatattttggaataaagtaataaaagtcTTTTTCGTATTCTACATTGCCTTCACCATTTGTCTGCAAGAATAAAGCCCCTTCGTGGGAATTCATGCCGGTTAGAACGGGGACTTTAGTGAATTGATTTAGGGGAAAATCGATTCGGGGGTATTCGACGAGAAATCGCTCGACCCCATCGAATTCTTCTTCGACGACTGGTAACAAATATGCGTTGATTACTGCCGGTGGTCGGCTCATTTCAGCCATGCTGAATGCCACTAAAAGCTCCTGTATGGGCACTTCTAATAGAAACTCGTATATGTTTCTTGGGGTAGTCAAGTCTTTGTCCATGTTCGCAGCTATATGCTTCGCTTTAGCTATAGGATCTTCCTCTATCATATAAATATCCAATATAGAGTTCCCAGACTGTGCTATGACTTTGTGGAACAGTCCTAGCGTCATCCTGGAAGTCATGTAGGACGCTACTGCACCCGCTCCCGCGCTTTCTCCGAAAACGGTC
This region of Helicoverpa armigera isolate CAAS_96S chromosome 29, ASM3070526v1, whole genome shotgun sequence genomic DNA includes:
- the LOC110383159 gene encoding esterase E4 — translated: MFVQVDVMQGTLQGKECTTYYGKKYYSFEGIPYAKPPVGRLRFHDPQPPESWQGIRDATRPGNKCCQLNPYIQSNLEGSEDCLYLNVYTPSLPREKIETLPVLFFVHGGRFIFGYGDYYKPDYFMKHDVILVTINYRLNVLGFLCLNIPEVPGNAGLKDTVFALRWVRNNIDKFNGDLNNVTVFGESAGAGAVASYMTSRMTLGLFHKVIAQSGNSILDIYMIEEDPIAKAKHIAANMDKDLTTPRNIYEFLLEVPIQELLVAFSMAEMSRPPAVINAYLLPVVEEEFDGVERFLVEYPRIDFPLNQFTKVPVLTGMNSHEGALFLQTNGEGNVEYEKDFYYFIPKYLQIEKNDKKAKQIEKKIKKFYFSGKSVDDKTKPQYVNMVSDTYFQYHLMLLPEILSKVNVDVYMYKFQYSGNLNTRVMRSLDLAGASHGDLIQYQFYRDTKHQKCDAKDLKIVEMLSEAWCTFARNGRPTWRNQETEWLPYTKKGKHVLIIDDEIECITNPDMDRLKFWLGVTGELSKL